The DNA sequence TAATTAGTCAGTTTTatgggtgattttttttctgaccacattgacacggcagccattttcctctgacatctcAAATGTTGGTATAATGGCTTCCTGCTACTTTCCAGGATACCAGTTCTATAAACACAGGGAATCTTACacattgttatcatttcacaacAATTTACCAAATTTGTGACACTTATACAACATGCAGCCATTTGAGCTTCCTCCCCCTGAGTTGGATGTCaaaggaaaatggctgccatgtgagTCTATGTGGTTGACCTAAATAATCCACAGacccaaactgtaaacattttttcactcaAATTACTTCCTAACAAAGAAATTGTTCCTGTGAAACATATAAGACATATAAGGCTTAGTCTCACCTGctttgctgtctgtttttggATCCATTATTACAAACTCGGGCCGCAGTTTACTGATGCGCCTTCCTTTAAGAATCGGCACCAGTCCTCCTAAATATTCTAGGTAGAGAGTGTAGCAGGGTCCGCCTGCTTCAGGGCTGTCCTCTGCTCGCTTCATGGTGCAGTGGAGCCGCTCATTCCCAGCTGTGGGATAGCTGACAAAGTCACGGATGTTGTTGGGGTCAGGGATTGGGGgctgaaacaaagagaggaaagagcGGTAGAATTGCTGGATGCTCAAATGAAAACACGTCTCTGTCAGCAGTTTTGCATTAtaacagtgaaagaaaagtAGGTAAGAAGCTGCCtatggctgctgctgcacagagatTAATGAAAGATCAGCGCACCTTGATGGTGGGTATGAAAGCGGTGGTGACGTAAGAGCAGAGCAGCGAGGGCATGTTCAGTTTGCCCACGTCTTTCTCCTCTCGCAGGGCGCTGGCGATGCcctgctggcagaggagctggaggctggcgacCCTGTGCTCCACGCGCACCACGTACAGCGCCGGCCCACATGCAAGGAACAGACGAGAGTCTCTGTGACCCCAGCAGATGGTGGTGATGGGTCTCTGGAAAACAATTAGTCACAATCAGGTCCTGCATTCACTGGCAGTGTAGCCTTCACTCACTCATACAACAAGGACATTTCAGCACATCCCTCTCTAACTAAATTACCATTGTTGTTCAGTTTATATCTACTGCCTCCTTCGGTCTGTGCAGCACTAACCTGTGCCGGTGTTTCCAAAGTGTAGATGTGTTCTCCTTGGACGTTATAGAACTTAACGAGGGCGTTCCTCATTATGGACGCGCATGCAGACTCTGCAGGAAGCCCGTGTCTCTCCATGCCGGCCACAGCCAGGAGGTCTCCCTGGGAGCACCACTGGGCCTCAACATCTGTTCAAGGAAGGAGTACAAGAAGCGTGTGTGTTATGGGTCAAATGATCAACACAATTCAAAGGCATACATGTGAAACTTGGgtttttttctaccttttagCCCTGAGCGAATTACGGCAGGAGAGAGGTCGTCGTAGTTGTTCATCAAACTGATATCTCCTGATAAGAAGGTGACCGTCAGCAGAGGCTTGACTCTGCGCACttggaggaacaaacaaaagtaaGTACACTAGAAGACAGAAGGTAGCACGGCTGTTTTATGAGCAGGGGGACCATGTTTGTACCTAAAGGCAGAATATTGTCGTCCGAGTCGGTGTCGCTCTCTGTGCTGTCCTCCACCAGGAAATCAGGGCAGTTCCAGGACATGCTCACGATCCCATCAGACTCGTGTAACAGAACATGGGCAAGCATTCGCCCGTGACAGTCCATCACTATCACCTGACCATCTGCTGTACCAAACAAGACCTGAGGGAGCAGTGCACATTACACTTTAATGATGAAAATGCTCTGGAGCATTAAGCACTTGGCATACAGTGCTGCAAAGAAGCCCATTACTTAAGTCGTTTCAGCTTCTACTGAGGGAGGAATTTAAAGCGAGAGGAAATCCTCACCCCAGATGTAATTTCcttgacattttacaacataaaGAAAGTTCATCTACATAATGCGTACCTGCTGATCATCGGGCGTCCAGATACCACAAGTGATTTGACTCTCAAGGTTGATCTCGGAGGACCAGTGTCTTTGCCCACTGACGGAGCCAACCAACACAAAGCCATCCCGGTACGCGATGAGGGCTTGAGTTCCGTCGTGTGACCAAGTGAAGTCACTCACCTGCAGGAAAGAAGTGTTCCCCCGTCAAGattgtttgtgtatgtaaaGACTTTTTTCAAgacacagggggaaaaaaagtgtctaCCTGTGCTCCTCTGTCGTTCACCAGCTCCACGGACCATCTTCCTTCATACTGGATCCACACAAATATACCTCCCTCCATATCGCAGGTGGCGAGCTTCTGAAAGGGTTCATTCCAACGCACCAAGACAACctgcaaaaatgtgcaaaaacacttttagtgttttttttgcaaatacagGTGCCTCTCTGCACAGAGGGACATTCATGATTAATACACAGCAGGAGCACAATGctaaaaaaagcttttttttgtctggatgTGATTTCAAAGTCTGCTGCAGTTGGAAGGAGAGTCACATGCAGAGAGATGACGTTGTTTTATCTGAAACTGCAGTTTGGATTTGATGAGCTAAACAATATGCgttacacatttacatgtgCTCTGATTGTATCTCTTTTTGTCGTACTTATCATCCTATTTAAACTGCATACAACAGAACTCATTAGACAGCATTTACTACTTGAATGAACCTTTATCTATCCTGCTTAGATAATCTAGAGATGACCCTCATTTACAGTGAGTTTTGTCAGAGAGGGCTCAGAGAAAGAAGGAGATTACTTTAAACAGGGAAAATTAGAGAATACATGAGGATTTTCTCAATTAcgaaatacaaaaaatataaaagagagTTATATCACTATAGTCAAGACCACACCTCGCTGTTGTGTCCTCGCAGGTTAAAATTGATTCTCTGAGGTGTAGTCCTGTCCCTCCTGCAGTGACTCGATGTGAACGTCACCCCAACAACTCCTCTCCCGTTCCCTGTGGCGAGCCAGCCCTCCTCATAGTACCGTCTCCGGCACACCGGCTTGTCCTTTTCGCTCTTGGGGACCCGGCCTTTCCACGAAAGGCAGAGGATGTTGGAGTCGCTGCAGAGGATGGGACCATGTTCCACGGCAGCCAACATCCCTACTGAGTGACCAGGCTAGGAGGTTAAAAAcgagagggagaagcagagtTCAAGCTACAATATACAacttttttaaccttttcataAAACCAGATTcagtgcatgtttgtgtctgtctgtgagccTAACACTGGCAACTGGTGATGTTCAGGACATTTTGGGACGTACACTGTTGGCAGTGGAAGAgtacagtgaaacaaaacatcGTGTGGTGAGATTTCTTTCTGCCAAggcttagaaaaaaaatgtaatttcacaTCTCCAGTTCAGTTCTACAGTAAAACTGTGATGTGATCTAAACACCCACTAAATGGACCTTGTGGTGAGAAAATCCTGTCAATAATAAAACAGATAGCTTTGCTTGGTTACTGAGACAGGGCTCGTCAAGCTGAATGAGCGATGTGATCAAGTGAAGAGCATGAGATTGGATTTATAATTAAAAGTACCCAGCAGTTACTCATAATGTAAAGGCAAAACCGGCAGTGCAGGCATATGCAGATGGACATTATCTTACCGAGCTAGTTTACAGACATCAttagaaactgaaacaaagggCTCGTGTGCTCTTTCATGTAAATGAGCTTCCTGAATTGAGCTCAGCAGTGAATCACTATTTGTGCCCTTATAGCAGTAGAATCACCATGGCTGCTGCTCATAGTGTTCTGGCTGTTGTTCTATTATTCACTGTCTATGGAGCTGCtccagatgacatcatcacttctCAGTCTGTCTTTTATTTGTACTGATTcccaaaactaaaaaaaactgaaagtattattgaaacatcacacacaaacgctCTATTTTAAAACCGGCCCAGTACTGGCTTCATTCACTTCGGTTAGTTATATCTCAGACTGAGTGCATCCATTTCCAACCTTGCCTGAATCTGCTGAGACTTACTGGGCGGACTCTGCctggaaacaaaatgtcctACAGGGCTCACATGTATAttttgaagatgaaaaaaagctgcatttatcAGCAAAAATATCTACTGTAAGCGGTGTGCGACTTTCTAGGGATGGCCCACCCTGTCTCCACACCAccgaccaacacacacacctatgtACGCCTCCCAGAGGACACCACTGCAGGGCGCCTTACATATTTAGTTGCAGACGTGGCGTATTTTCAGCAGAACAGATGCTACTGAATGATCATAGGAGTAGAAAAGGCACATACTAGGAATACTACAGACAGCAGGGCGTCTCTGTGACCCTCACACTCCTCCATGACTAAGCGTTTGTACTTCTGATGTTGATAATAAGATAATGGGAGTACTACAGGCAGTAGAGTGTCTCTATCATCCTCTCGCTCTTCTGTGACTATACGTTGCTACTTTTGACTCTGATCATGTAGATGGCATGACTGTATGTGCAATATAGTATAATACAAATAGCGTAGAGAAAGTTATAGATTCGAGACAAGTGACGGAGAAGGGCGGTACTGAGAGATAAAGGCCCAGTTACGAATCCATGGACAGCGTCGTGGATTTATCGATACACAGCTCAGTTCTTACCTGCACAAACCTCAGTCAGGTAAAGGATCAATGAGTCAGACTTACATATTCACCTCAACAACTCATCTGCCTCTGCACACTCTCTGCCACAGGAAGGACGAGGGGGATGTATTTGAGTGATTTTGCTAACATCGGGAATCAAATCCCCTCTCATCCCCTCGTCAAATCTCCGACTGCCTGTCAGGGTTTATCGTGTCTCACATCAAACCTTTAAAACTTTTAACAAGAGCTCGAAGGACGCTCAATTTTGGGGGCAGAGGCTGATAGCATATCGGCTGATATACACATCATTTTTGTAATGATTCCTCAAagacttttcacagttttacagcaACCTTCACTGTGAATGTACTGATTATAAATtaccccaagcatctttttctgcatcatcaTCTATaattttttatatttgcaaACAACATATTAAACCAATAacgatatatctgtgataggaCAATATGTGCAGACTAAATATCGGCCAAGCAATATATCTGTCACGCTCTACTTCTGTCAAACAGCTTTGCATTTTCATTCCTCCTTAAGTGGCTTTACGTCGCTGAAATCATCTTATCTGCTGCCTGACAGTATTGCCTGATCTCCATCCAATCTTTttcttccatctcctcttcGCACCAACATCATGTTTATGGGTAAAATAGCCAAAACCGAAGACTCGATGTCCTCGGCTGCACAGTGCAGATATATATGTTCTTCATGTCCTGTGCATCACGTTCTGACATGCTCCATATCTTTGAAAACCTCTGGATCTCCTCTACAATTTAAAATCCACAAAATCTGGCTGCACAGAATGAGTTCATGCAGAATTTCTGATATGAAAACAGTCCAACATACCTCATAGTTCCTGGGCATGTTGAGTTAAAATCCCTCCATTGAAGCTGTCCATATTACCATTCAGATGAAGCACTGAAGGGTGATGGCTGCTCTGCTCTCGGTGCTTACAACCAAACCTAAGGGGAGGTAAAATGCATCATACAGCCAGATGTTGTCCAGCTCTACCTCCACTTAATAAATCAAGCGGCTCGGCACTTCAGAGTTTTGCCTCGAAATGCTGTGATGCTTGAGTGGCCCACCCCAtgtctttttcttcatgtggCTCTGGAGAGTTGTGTAATCCTCCTGttccaatgaaaaaaaagaaggaaaaaaattaatcaacaagTAAGGTAATCtaagagacaggcagagagagcaagagagagagagagagagagagaaaaggtggcTCTTGCTTAAAATAGCCATGTTGTCATTCAGTGCATCAACCTTGAAATTCAGTTTTTCCTCAGTCTCTATGCAACAGCATCACTGCATTGGAGATCAGTGCACTTGCTGTCTCCATGGGTACTGAAACTGTCCGTGCTTCCTATTTTACGTCAAACAGCAGAGCATCCAGGGAAAGGATGTGATGTGAACTCCTCTGTGATATCTCTACATGAGacaagaaaacaatgactgtggATGTTTTTCCTAACGCGGATAACAGGAATATAATTGTCGCATTCTAATCATCGAGAGGGGTTAAAATCACAGTAATTAGCCTCTGAGGATGGGAATTGAAGAATGCAGACGAACAGCATCCATTAAAACTCCGagccctcctctcatctcctctgtgaAGGTCTCTCACTACATCACATCAATTAGATTTCTCATTCAGATGCGTCTTGCAGCCCGTCGGACCGCATGCAGCAGTCTGGATGAGACGATGCTCACCAGACCAGTGAGCGGCTGTGATAAATACATGTGTTGGTATCATTAAAGAGGATATACGGACATACATAATGCAGATGCACGTACCTGACTCCGCTATGTCAGCGTTAATCCAGAGGCAGGCGGCGCACAGTGCGGTCGTGTTGCCGAGCACTCCTCAGCTGGCGCACTTTGGGGTTGTGGCTTTAAAAACGGGTTGCCATGAGGCAGGTAGCACGGAGAATAGACCCCGAACTTCAAATCCAGTGACAACGAAAGCACCAATACACCTAATGAGCTTGTCAAGAGTCAGTGAAGATAAATATGTACAGTTTTGCCTTAAAATGATAGATTCTGATATGGAGTCTGGTCCACGAGGTGCCACAATCAGTGAGAGATTCATTTTCTGCATCTGAAAAGGGGGTTTCTTCTATAATGGCAACCTGACATGGCGCACCCCATCTTTGTAATGTAAGTTGAAGTGACATTCTTGACACAAGACCTTGATGTGATGAGTGTCCtgtaattaaaattaattagGTAACTGTTTCACTATAACCTTCCTCCATTTCACATGCCACCAGATTCACTCACTTCAGGCtaaaaaacagaattttctttttttgcacaaaaaaactAGAAGCACTGGATAAAATCTTCATTAAATCTTTATTGCTGGTTAGATAATATAACTCTGTGACACACAGTGTTTCTCGCATCCTCATGTGATTGTTCAGATCCACCCTCAAGCTCTCTTTACTGCCAGTGTCTCTACATCATGGTTCATGAGATGCTCTGCACCTGCAATGATCAACTGATTAATCATCAGACAGTCATTCTCTTGCTTGGCACATCTCATCCAGTAGATTGATTTGCTGCTAGCCtgtattttatatcatttaaaaatgaatatctttgagttttgcACAAAACAGTTTGAAGGAGTCCCCTTATTctgtaacactgttgttttaatgGAGAAACTAACATGCAAATGAATCGATTACTTGCACCACTGGTGCATATCTTGTAATATAATACTGAGCTCAGTCTTGATGGCCGCGGAAACATCTTTTTGCTGTAAAGGACATAACGCTTTAGACTGAAAAGTATGAGAGAAGGTCTGAGAGTCTGTCCCTTATAGAGATCAGAAAACAGCCAGAAAGTCCAGTGTAATCCTACAATGTTCGGCTTTTTTCAGTTCTTGTTCTATTAAGATTCAAGTGCAAGTCTCTTCAAAGGCGTGGATGACACTGTCGTATGCAGGAGGGGGAGTCTGTGAGGGGAGGAAACCTTTAAGTCCATTGCCACCCAACCAGAATGAGTGCCTCTTGTTTGGTACCAGAGATGCTGAATCCAATGaggctgaagctgctgtgtcctCAGGCATGTTGACCTGAGTGTCCTCTCCCATGTCCAGGCCAGCCCTGCTCCTCTTCGGCACTGGGCGGAAGGTGGAGGTCTCTAAGCCTGGCTTGCTCCCCAGAGGGCCCACTGGCTCCAGAGAGGGCTGTCTGTAGACGCTCAGGAAAGTGCTTCTGTAGAGCCCCATCTGGCTGCTCGCagggttgtttgtttgtgaagtgCCAGATCTCTTTTTGGAGCGCTGGGTGATCCTGGCGGTGGCCCTGCGCCTGGATGCCCAGGTCAACAGCACATAGACCAAAGCACCCAGCAGCAGGCCAACGAGCACAGATAAACAGAAGGCGAGAATCATATCGTCTGGAAAAGGGAGGAAATCAATGCAGAGTGTCAGAAAAGGGGGAAGTACTCAGGGATCAAAATAATGGctggaaatgtttggtggaACATGTGGCAGGATGTGTCGTGTTGTCCTGAAAAAGCGGATGATTATTTCCCCAGATGGATGTTTTCTGCTGCCTTTCAGGTTAGAAATGAAAAATCTTATTAGCATAGTGGAAGAAGCAGCCGCACCAGCCTAAGAAAGTACATCCCATATGTGCCAGATTTGTTCCGGAAAGTTCTGTTctgtgtattgatttttttattgctgCTATACTGGGCTCACCGTTATATAAAATCTTACATCACACCTGCATGTGGGTTCACCGTCTATGTATCATTGCACTGAAGAACAGACTGACCGTACCATTGGTGTGAGGCAtcaaaaaataactttatcATTCGATTTGTCACGTTGCTCCTGAAATGAGGCCATACAGGATGTATGTCGACTACAAAGGTTAACTGAATTCGAACTAAAACTTGGGTAAGGCTACGTTTCATAAAGGCAATACAACGTTTAATACGGAAGGATTCATCTAAGATATCAAAGTAAAATGAGGATTTTAAAAGGATAAtataaaggtgcagtatgtaagaaatggccacgtttttacttatttattcacattctgaagataatgtcagattttaacatttaaactaaTATTCTGACATATTTTAACTTCAGgtagaaagaaaaatatgagaTATATtaagtaaaactgaaaacacagaggtgTAAATGTTACAGTGCAGCTGAAAGTGAAGAGACAAGTATAAATAGCCTCAAAGTTAACTTAATAAAAGGTGGCAAACGGGAAGGCTTTAAAGAACCAACGATTTGATGCGGTTCATACTCATTTTTTTGACGCTGCAGACAATAATAGTCACCCAGTGTGTTCTGGGTCAATTTTCCAAATGCAGAGACGTCAGTGTGCGTTTCAGCTGCACTTAGAGATGAACAGATTTCTACACTATAAATAATTTTGGGCTGTTGAACTTAAAGAGGCTCCGTGAAAGTCGGTCATTGGTTTGTACAAACTAATGTTAGgtactgctgctctctgttagtagagtggagagaggcactgagacaagGCAATCGAGAACGTGCATAACGTCACAATCAAcatgagtccttcacaaagacaTCCGCAGCCCAGCAGCATTTAATATCATTAAACAAACTTTGTTCACAGGTTTGTGCAGGCAAACAAAAGAGTCGGGAAGGTTTCATTTGTGAACACACATCACAATCTGCTCTCATATGGCCAATAAatgtgattaatacatgtaaattgctacaaacTGTTTCATGGAGCCCCTTTTTGTAAGAACTGAGAGTTTTGTTCCCTGATTTGTTTTCCTAAAACATAACAGCCTACATTAGAAATGAACTGAAAGCAAATCAGTTCAGGTTTGTCATTCTGTCCCCTGTTTTAAATTCTCACATCTagttatttgatttattcacacattgactcaacatgatAGAAACTTATGACTTTAACTTAAAAGACTAACGTCACTATTTTAGGCAAATTATTTCTAAGTATAAGCCAGTTACAGAGATTAAACAGACAGTTGTGTGTTGATGTCATTTGTTGTATCAATTTAAGAACCATCACACGTGAATTTCACGATAAAACATGCCACTCTTAGA is a window from the Acanthopagrus latus isolate v.2019 chromosome 16, fAcaLat1.1, whole genome shotgun sequence genome containing:
- the myct1b gene encoding myc target protein 1 homolog, translating into MAHNETHPMLEILKSFNLDDMILAFCLSVLVGLLLGALVYVLLTWASRRRATARITQRSKKRSGTSQTNNPASSQMGLYRSTFLSVYRQPSLEPVGPLGSKPGLETSTFRPVPKRSRAGLDMGEDTQVNMPEDTAASASLDSASLVPNKRHSFWLGGNGLKGFLPSQTPPPAYDSVIHAFEETCT